Part of the Rhinolophus sinicus isolate RSC01 linkage group LG14, ASM3656204v1, whole genome shotgun sequence genome is shown below.
ATTGTGCATTCTTAGGCTAATCTTAGCatccttattaatttttttatttttgttttttgtttttcagattgtcAGTATTTAAACAGACCCCATCATGCGTGAGTACAAGCTAGTGGTCCTTGGTTCAGGAGGCGTGGGGAAGTCTGCTCTGGTAAGTCAGCCACCCGACTATAACTAATTAGGATAATGCAAGAAGAACATTGGTGATGTCTTCTTGCTTTGAAACTTATAGTCACTAAAGAGAAAAGATAGCAGTATGTTCTGTGTGCCTCGTATCAAGCTCAGAGGGAACGGGATTCAGTCAGTAACCATGAGTGTGTAGTTTCGTAATGGCGGCTCATCCATTGTTTCACTTACCAAGTATTTATTGGCTACCGACTGTGTATCTATCAAGCACTAGTGTTCGTGATTCAAGAGGAATAAGATTGTTCTCATCTTTAAGAAACTTAACAGTCCAGTGGGGGAGAGTGATTATTATTAATACCAGTGGAGTAATTCCTaccccacccacaccccagaCTAAGTGGAATGAAGgttattttttgtatatgtgctgtatttatgtagtaaatatttattgagcttctgcaATGTCAGACTCTAGGATTACAACCATCATAGTGAACAAAAACCTTCATGGtcccttgtggagcttacattatCGTGGAGGATGTGTGATAAACACACAGTTAAACAAGGAACTACTTGATTACAGTTATGAGAGAGAGACtttgaaagaaaagtacagaTTGTTAAGAGAGGCTCGATGACAAGTGCATTAAATTAGCATTTAAACAGCTAAGAGAAAGGTCACCGCTGCTGGGGCAGGAGTGAACAAGGGGCACGTGGGGCAATGaggtgagaggcaggcaggggcctgATCATGAGTTGAAGACTGTGTAAGAACTTAGAACTTACTTCTAATGACTATGAGAAGCCATTGAAGGTAGGGTTGGAGGTTGGCAGGCGGAGGACAACTGGGTATGTTTTAAAGAGAGCACTTTGATTGCTGTGTAGAGCAATTTAGACGAGACAGAGGTGATGTGAGGGACAAGTTGGGAATGAATGCAGTACCCCAGGTTGTTTGTGGAAGCTCATATTAGGGCCATGGcagtgaagaagagaaaaatagacgTTTTGAGAATGAAATGGGAGGCAGAGTTGACGTAACTCAGTGCTGGATTGATGTGGGGACGAGGAGAGAAGCAGCTGTCAAGGGTGACTCCCAGGTTTCTAGCTGGGCTGAAGTCATGGCGGCAGCATTCAGTAGAAGGGAAACACTGAAGGGTGAGCAGATGTGAGAGTGAAAATCAAGTCGTCAAACTCGATATTTGTGAGATGTTCAAGTAAATACATCAAATAAACAATTGGTGTCCTCGAAATAGTAGCTTAAAGAGAAACTTGTGACATGATTTAGGGTGCCATGGATATATCAGTAGTATTTAATTTCGTGAGAATTACATTTCTGTTGGAGTGTAAATTAGTACCTCTGTGGTGAATGTTTGAGAAAATCTGTTATTCTAAATGCATGTAACGTTTAATTGAGCAAGTCCCTTTCTGGAAATTTATCCCACATGAAGTTCACATGTACAAAATGACATGGTCGGGGATATCCAGTGCAACATTCTTTACGTGGCAAGAGTtttgaaacaacctaaatgcctaCTAGTAGGGGCTAGTTACGTTTTTAATACGTATTTTGAATAGACTGCcatatagccattaaaaagaatatagCAGCTCTACGTATATAGATGTGTAATGATACCCAAGGTGTGTTATTTAGGGAGGAAAAAGTACCACTTGCGTTttataaaaggggggaaatgttataaaatgtagACTCTCTGCAAGGTTAAATAAGCCACAGATAACAGTTACTTCCTTGGGAGTGGAATTGGGTAGCTGCGAACGATGGTGGTAGGTAGGGCTAGTTACCGTTGCATACTCTTGTGTCTTTTGTATTTTGTCCTATGTCCATGAATTACCTTTTCAAACACaaatagaataattaaaaataaaaatctgtaggAATAAATGATGTTGTCTAGAGAGAgactggagaaagaagagaagaactCAGGGCTGAGTTCTCAGTACCTCTCAACCTTTaacaggtaggtaggtaggatGAAAGGGTCCAGCACAGAAGAATATGTCTTGTACTTGAATGTAAAGAATGTGTCTTTACTTGACAGTCacgtaaagaaaaggaaaagcatgaTATGGGAGCATGGAGGTAGCCAGCTGGACTTGATAAAAGCAGCTTCAGGACGGTGATGGTGCCATCCCCGTCACGGGGCAGGCTGGAGAGTCAGTGAGCGCTAAGGAAATGGAACCACACAGTAGACCGTCGAAGTTTGCTTATAAGCGGGAACAGAGTGCGGGGCAGAAGCTGCAGGGATCGTGGAGTTACGTGAGGGAGGTTTTTGTTTTAGGGTGAGACATAGTAGAGCGTGTTTGTGTGCTGGAGGCAGTAATCCAGTGGAGAGGAAAAGCtacaggagagggagggaataATCTTTATGGAAAAGACAATAGGTGAGGAAGAAAAGGATTCAGTAGGAAAACCGCAAGGAATAAAGTGAAAgtatgtgaatgaatgaagccCCTGAGAGGATGAGATTCGGAGAAGTAATGAAAGATTGCTTTTAGTAAGAAAGAAGTGAGACGTATGGTATTGTTCGTCATTTTTGCAAGTCTCTTATAGAAAGCGCTTGGGTTCTCATACCTGCTTCTGCATCCAGTTTCTTGCCATAGCGTGTGTTATATATACCGTTGGAAAATTCTGTTGTAAATTTATGAGTGAGTGCATCATGGTATTATTAGGAAAATAGTGTTTTTCCTAAACCTCTGCCCTAAATCTTATGAGAACCTCTGTTCTAATCTAAAGCATATTAGGAAGATTTTCATAATTATATGTAGTGCTCAGATGAGGTGATTAaatctttgataaaaataaagttttgatgTGGTTATATCCTGAGTTTCCTTTAAAGAGTAAGAGTTTAATAGGAGAAAGAACTTGGAAGTTCACTGCATTCAAGTGAATCCCTTTGACTCCAGCTGGAATCATGTATAAATACGCCTCGGGGTGACTTGAGGTCTACATGGTCTCCGCCTGCTTGTCCTCAGGCCACAGTCTTGCCCGTGCATTTAGGCAGCAGAGCACCAGCCCCTGGTTTAAACCTGCCAGGCAGTAATGCGCAATCACCGCTGTACTTCTTTTCATTTACCAAGTGATAAATGCCTAGTTTCTAGTTTGCTTATGGAAATCCTACAGATAAAAGGAGATAATCTGAAAAAAGACACGTAGGCAGTGGTTTCCAATGAAGAGAATGAGGCTGTAGAATCAGGAAGAAAGTGGACATTGGAATCTCAGCTGGCAAATGGGAAAAACAACTACTTTCGGGGTGAACGTGAAATTGGAATGTGATTATACATTTCATAAATTCTATAAACTTTACTTCTAACTTTTAAATCTTGAAACCTTTTGTCTGTGTTCTTTGAGGGCATGAGATAAAAGTTACTGTAGAAAAATGTACAGGAGTAATAGTTActgataaattttcatttttcaataaattagaaTCTCTGTCCTTAATTGTATCTTcgttatattttaaaacttcatataGTGATTATTTCACAGTGTAATGTCAGTGGCAGCACTGCTAACAATTTTTAACATGATCACTCCCTTTCATAATAAGTGTACTCTCAGTTATGGGTGTGTCCTTATTGAAAAATAGTGCTAATTTATATCTGCATGTTTACCCAGAGTTTtcacataatttcatttaatcttgaCCACATTGTGAGGTTAAATAACATGAACAATggggttgatttttcttttaagtccttaacttttctttgcctttttttttctagacaGTTCAGTTTGTTCAGggaatttttgttgaaaaatatgaCCCAACGATAGAAGACTCCTACAGAAAGGTAAAGTGTGAAACTTATATGCACATGCTTACAAGTAGTTCCTTAGGACTTTAAAACTTGATccatgggattgcttttttagaAATAGCTTTGAGAAATGATacaaatgttctatatctgtttttaaaagtttcaccAAGGCAAAATATTTCTCAGAATACTCCTTAGCTGCAGAGAGCTACGTGTTCTGTTACTGATAATCTGTTCTTTAATACTTATTTTCCTGGTAAGGAATCttttttattgtagaaaactGCATGTAATTAGTAGGTAAATTTTTGACGGACTTTTTGTGAACTAAAATTAAGATCACTTTTATGCTTGAAGTTTTCCAGtgactgaaaatttttatttatattcagttATATAATAACTTTAAAGAGATTTCCCCTTCAGACTATAAGAAATTAGTTGTTGGATTTCGTATGATACCATAACAGTGGATACAAGTGACTATGCATTTGTCCCAACCCGTAGAATAAAGCCATCACATAAACTGTGGACTTCGGATGATAATGACGTGTCTGTCAGTACGTGTCTGTCAGTGTAGGCTCGTCTCCTGACAGGTGTGCCTCCCACTCGGGTGGGATGCTGACAGTGGGGGAGGCAGCGAGGGGCAGGAGAAGAGCGTGTGGACCTAAAGCTGCTCGGAAAAGTCACgcttatttaaaaggaaaaagttggTCTTcacaaaaattactattttactTACTTACAAGACTAGCTAGAATTGTGGAGaattttcatgatttcatttcCCAAATATATTATGGGGGTGGGTAGGGAGCGGCGAGAGACATTATTATAAAAAGACTAATGGCCAGtgatatacagagagagagagagagagagagaaaggaaagagagaaagggaagaaggagagaaagagagagagaaaagaaagagagaaagggaagaaggagagaaagagagagagagagaaagggaagaaggagagagagagagagagagagagagaaattaaggaataAATTAAGTTCATCAAGCCTTAAGCCATAGTAGAGGAGCAGTTTTGTTGTCTCCTAGTGGGATACAAAATTGTGCTCTAGATATACTGAGAAACTACAGGCCTACTTCACGAATCAGGGCATTGAGCACGCCCATTTACAGACTGGGCAAGTTACACATTAGTGCCATGTGAGTGGTGGGTGGTGAGTTGGTGGCCGCCAGTCGTGCCCCTCATCAATCCATGACCTGACCCAGAAGCAAGAGTTTAAGATAGGCCTTAGGTTAATTTTAGAAGACAGTGTTGCATTACTAAAATTTCCCAAAAGTAAGTTGCTGGTTAAAGCTTGAACCACAACGGAGATCTGTACCCGGAATGCTGAAGACTGAGCACTTTTCTTAGTCCCTTcgtttattaaacattttccacACGGTGGATAGTTGATATTTTCTTTAGGCCAACCTTGTCTTCTTTTATAAAACACTGGGAAAATAGAATTCAGTGTATAACATTTCACCTTCTGCGCGCAGCTCTTCCAAAGAAGTACCTTTTTCTTAAAGTCTTAAGGACTGTGTGAGTTCAGTGTTACCCATTTTAGCACTTCTGCGTTccctttttctcttaaatttttcctGTGTATTAAATTTGGGATGTGACATATTTCAGTAAAACTTTTAACAACTTGAACTTGGTAAGTTGGCAACATTTGCTTTATCCCAAAAACTTTGTCTACATTTTGAGCTATTTAATATGtttgtgctttattttctccgaagataatacaaatatacatattttacacattttttttcctattaagacTATATACCTGTTTGTTGCAGTTTTTCTTAAGTCACAGTATATGACCATTTCCCttctaataataacaaaaatcattACTCAGTTTACAGTGGTCAGAAAATAGCGAAACTCAGCATGAACAAGCCTGGCTTTCATAACATTAATAGAACGTGCCTGAGACCTTCTGTCCTTAATTATAGAACCATGTTAAGTCTCAACCAGTACAGCGAGCAAACTGCTGAAGAAAGGCTTTGTAGTCGTTATAGGTACTTGGAGTgaagaggtgggaggaaaacAGACTGACATTTTgatgttactttttcttttttttttttctcccccttcctcccgtAACAGCAAGTTGAAGTAGATTGCCAACAGTGTATGCTCGAAATCCTGGATACTGCAGGAACGGTAAgggtgttttctctttttcatagaTTTGAATTTGTAAATAGGTTTTGTCATCTGAATAATTCCTCTGAGTAAAAGTAATTATTCTGATGAAGAATAAATTCTCCAAATGCAGAGCTTCTTACATTTTTTATGTACATGAAAACCATCTAGGACGCACTTAATGCCCACATAGCACCATTAAATTGTATGTTGAGTTCACCTGTAGAATCTGTGTGTGGTTTAGGTAAGGATGATGCTATTACTGCTTTCCCAGTAACTGTATCACCACCCTAATCTCTGTCTTACACGTCCCACTCTCCACTCACCACCTCTTGTTTTCCCATCTCACTTCCTTTCTTACCATCAGCTTCCTGGAGCCTGCAGTCCGCTTATCCTAACATCTTTAATTATCCATCAGATCCTCAACCCCCTCTTCACACAGCTTCAAGTCCACGGTCTGTCACTATGATCAAGCCCCTGCGTATATCCTCAACTCCCTTGACTTTGCATTAACCTTTGACCCAGTTAGTTGATCACTCTCTTCCTGtgtaaaaattttattcatttggcTTCCAGAGAACAGCAACTTGCATGGTTTTCTGCCTGCATCAGGGGTTACTCCCAAGCCTCCTTTCCAGATTGGCTTTCATCTCCCCAACCTCTTAATGATGAAGAGCCTCAAGGGTTCAGAACTTGGACTTCCCTTTTCTAACAACACTACTTTGGAGGTCATCTTTAGTagcatgaaaataatttacttaggATCTGTATATGAGAAGGAATTCTACCCAGTTTTTCAAAATCACACAAAAGCAAATTAAGATGGTTAAGATTTCCCTTCTAATTGTAGTTTACTGTCATTGTTTCTAGTCACGTAAGTAGACAGCATTCAGCATGGAGTTTCTAGAAACCATGTATCATGTCTTATGTTTACTGTCATGATAGCatggaataaaaaaatcagtagCTGAATTGTGATTATTCTGATTTAAGTTGTTTCAGTAGATGTTCAAGAAATCATGTTTATAattgcatatttttttattgtaggaGCAATTTACAGCGATGAGGGATTTGTATATGAAGAATGGCCAAGGGTTTGCACTAGTTTATTCTATTACAGCTCAGTCCACATTTAATGACTTACAGGACCTGAGGGAACAGATTTTACGGGTTAAAGACACAGAAGATGtaagtatttttctctctgtgagaCATACTGTCATCTCTTTGTAGCCAAATAAAAAGTATCTGTTTTCTCTGTCAATAGAGTATTTGGAGGATGGATATCTATCTGCCTGAAAGATCCCCTGTGACCAAAAATACTTTAACTTTCTAAATTTACCTACAAATGACATGCGGAGATGGTTAGCAAAGGACGACATATGTGATAAAGTGCGCATTGTGGTTAATGAGTGCAGCAGAGAGGAGAGTCAGACAACGCTTAGTAGTGGGACTCGGGCCAACCTTTGAGAGGCGCTGCTTAGTCAGAAACAGTGTTCCCAGAACATTGTTTA
Proteins encoded:
- the RAP1A gene encoding ras-related protein Rap-1A isoform X3; translated protein: MRLSVFKQTPSCTVQFVQGIFVEKYDPTIEDSYRKQVEVDCQQCMLEILDTAGTEQFTAMRDLYMKNGQGFALVYSITAQSTFNDLQDLREQILRVKDTEDVPMILVGNKCDLEDERVVGKEQGQNLARQWCNCAFLESSAKSKINVNEIFYDLVRQINRKTPVEKKKPKKKSCLLL
- the RAP1A gene encoding ras-related protein Rap-1A isoform X2, whose protein sequence is MALSRLSVFKQTPSCTVQFVQGIFVEKYDPTIEDSYRKQVEVDCQQCMLEILDTAGTEQFTAMRDLYMKNGQGFALVYSITAQSTFNDLQDLREQILRVKDTEDVPMILVGNKCDLEDERVVGKEQGQNLARQWCNCAFLESSAKSKINVNEIFYDLVRQINRKTPVEKKKPKKKSCLLL
- the RAP1A gene encoding ras-related protein Rap-1A isoform X1 is translated as MREYKLVVLGSGGVGKSALTVQFVQGIFVEKYDPTIEDSYRKQVEVDCQQCMLEILDTAGTEQFTAMRDLYMKNGQGFALVYSITAQSTFNDLQDLREQILRVKDTEDVPMILVGNKCDLEDERVVGKEQGQNLARQWCNCAFLESSAKSKINVNEIFYDLVRQINRKTPVEKKKPKKKSCLLL